A portion of the Acidobacteriota bacterium genome contains these proteins:
- a CDS encoding sigma-70 family RNA polymerase sigma factor, whose protein sequence is MESSPGGITQLLIAWSNGDEAARDRLMPLVYDELRRLASHQLKRERSDHLLQTTALVHEAYLRMVDFQGVDWKNRAHFFGLAAHLMRQILVDYARARDASKRGSGTIQISVAETPEILDLKNFELLALNDALESLAQLSPRQSQIVELRFFGGLNTDEISEVLGVSPRTVHGDWSVARAWLANEIRRTLP, encoded by the coding sequence GTGGAATCTTCACCCGGAGGAATAACCCAGTTGCTCATTGCCTGGAGCAATGGTGATGAAGCTGCCCGAGATCGCTTGATGCCGCTGGTGTATGATGAATTGCGCCGGTTAGCCAGCCACCAGCTCAAGCGGGAACGGTCTGATCATTTATTGCAAACCACGGCTCTGGTTCACGAAGCTTACCTTCGAATGGTGGATTTTCAAGGGGTGGATTGGAAAAACCGGGCTCATTTTTTTGGACTGGCCGCCCATTTGATGCGCCAGATTTTAGTGGATTACGCCCGCGCCCGCGATGCATCCAAACGTGGGAGCGGTACCATTCAAATTTCGGTTGCCGAGACACCTGAAATCCTTGATTTAAAGAACTTTGAATTGCTTGCGCTCAATGATGCACTGGAAAGTCTGGCCCAGCTTTCACCGCGACAAAGCCAGATTGTGGAGTTGCGGTTTTTTGGCGGTCTGAATACCGATGAAATTAGTGAAGTCCTCGGTGTCAGCCCGCGCACGGTTCACGGTGATTGGAGCGTGGCTCGTGCCTGGCTGGCGAATGAAATCCGAAGGACCTTACCATAG
- a CDS encoding DUF4349 domain-containing protein, producing the protein MMAKLKKGFVWLGLGFVVLFAARLGYGYLSGPAGSSSSFPSGSSNQEFQTSARNYASEKVDKGAGQPAATDQKYEKIASLNSLTRHFDQDEPRVRTLVKDQRGLIQFEQRFGLAGNRRLNLVIGVPPEQFDTAIEKIQVIGTITSIRIDKTDKTNEYKSLNAKKASLEKTIQGLTALKGRSGQIDELINLESKILEIENEIQSLGVTLGEFDEENEFCTIRFSLLEETTRVSSISLAHRLKVAFYWTVQYYAILLVSLCSGSLLILAVVTLAEKLKWLPALIDKIDKQH; encoded by the coding sequence ATGATGGCAAAATTGAAAAAAGGCTTTGTTTGGCTGGGGTTGGGATTTGTCGTGCTGTTTGCGGCTCGCCTGGGGTACGGATACCTGTCTGGACCCGCCGGGTCGTCATCCTCATTTCCATCTGGTTCCTCGAATCAGGAATTTCAAACCTCCGCCCGGAACTACGCCAGCGAAAAAGTGGACAAGGGGGCTGGTCAACCTGCGGCCACTGATCAAAAATATGAAAAAATTGCTTCTCTCAATTCACTCACCCGTCACTTTGATCAGGATGAACCCAGGGTTCGAACCCTGGTCAAAGACCAGCGTGGCTTGATCCAGTTTGAACAGCGGTTTGGCCTGGCTGGAAACCGCCGGCTGAATCTGGTGATTGGCGTCCCTCCCGAACAGTTTGACACGGCCATTGAAAAGATTCAGGTGATTGGCACAATCACTTCGATTCGGATTGATAAAACCGACAAAACCAACGAATACAAGAGCCTCAACGCTAAAAAAGCTTCGTTGGAAAAGACGATTCAGGGACTGACAGCCCTGAAGGGACGGAGCGGGCAAATTGATGAATTGATCAACTTGGAAAGTAAAATTCTGGAGATCGAAAACGAGATCCAGTCGCTGGGCGTGACGCTGGGTGAATTTGACGAGGAAAACGAATTTTGCACCATCAGATTCAGCCTCCTGGAAGAAACCACTCGGGTGAGTTCGATTTCCCTGGCCCACCGGCTGAAAGTTGCTTTTTATTGGACGGTTCAATATTACGCCATACTGCTGGTTTCGTTATGCAGCGGGTCGCTGCTGATTTTGGCCGTCGTCACGTTAGCTGAAAAACTCAAATGGTTGCCGGCTTTGATTGACAAGATTGATAAGCAGCATTAG
- a CDS encoding tail fiber protein, with translation MIFPIPFPPLPQPVPGLTIPAMGFQVPVGVVVAFAGALTDSQSGSSSNQQSPDLATLLESQGWLVCDGKSIRIAQYPELYLVIGKVYGKGNQDDEFCLPDYRGYFFRGVDGGTGHDPDASNRKPQPSGVMAPDKVGSIQEDALQKHDHIYQKNTAPLPVQGGAAEAPLIATQPVLTENGPTNSLSPPGTVKVSDTETRPKNVYVNYLIKSTMAPNPNFSAILGVIPLMNDDL, from the coding sequence ATGATTTTTCCAATTCCATTTCCACCACTTCCACAACCAGTTCCAGGGTTAACCATCCCGGCAATGGGCTTTCAAGTTCCGGTTGGGGTTGTTGTGGCCTTTGCCGGAGCACTTACCGATAGTCAAAGCGGCTCATCATCAAATCAGCAGTCACCAGATCTGGCAACACTCCTGGAATCACAAGGATGGCTCGTGTGTGATGGCAAATCAATTAGGATTGCCCAGTATCCAGAATTATATCTGGTGATTGGAAAAGTATATGGTAAAGGCAATCAGGATGATGAATTTTGCCTTCCTGACTATCGAGGGTACTTTTTCCGAGGCGTGGATGGAGGCACCGGGCATGATCCAGATGCTTCGAACCGAAAACCACAACCTTCAGGAGTCATGGCACCAGATAAAGTTGGTTCAATCCAGGAAGATGCACTCCAAAAACACGACCATATTTATCAAAAAAATACGGCGCCACTCCCAGTTCAAGGCGGGGCGGCAGAGGCACCATTGATTGCCACTCAACCCGTTTTGACAGAAAACGGCCCAACCAACAGTTTGTCTCCACCTGGTACCGTCAAGGTCAGTGACACTGAGACCCGGCCAAAAAATGTGTATGTCAATTACCTCATCAAATCAACGATGGCGCCCAATCCGAATTTTTCGGCCATTCTGGGCGTGATTCCGCTGATGAATGACGATCTGTAA
- a CDS encoding protein kinase, producing the protein MDAAQHQRLSELFLAALEVDTANRATWVLNACDDDREVQDQLGQLLAAHVRSAGLLDHTPVFDVGLDLIAREPTAHPFIYPGGHRVGKYRLLREIGQGGMGVVFEACHEEVPGGKSVAVKILKRGMDTEAIVCRFQTEYRILASLEHPYIARFYDGGTTSDGLPYFVMELVSGLPIDEFCRQNKVSISDQLRLFQKVCDAVQYAHRHLVVHRDIKPSNILVLADGTPKLLDFGIARVLQAEDQSSAITLPPPGLTRTNQRFLTPLYASPEQIRGEAVTTASDVYALGVLLFQLLTGQFPYPIQKASVVEIQRLVCDSEPLKPSQALPVTLSEYRQRKRRLMGDLDNIVMLALSKEPAARYSSVEQFSEDIARFLHGRPVRARYPSLGYRAGKFFKRYAVQIVATTCISLSLVSGTGIAFWQARQAEIQRQVSLARTQDTRALASKLVFHFHDEIEKLPGSTPARRELVQEAVTYLDRLSRESQDDVSLKTELALAYRKIGDVQGRPFVANLGDTTGALQNYQKSFVLLTQLATAQPVNVSIQLELATSYERLGEILALQGESAIARQCLQQSQTILERLVNQSPSPVNAQRLLANSYARSGQELRAQQDWVTAFNYFQKALALRKQLAAQNPADPQLRRGLANSYMGLSLTFEAIGDLEWKRTGTATWSKELYQSALEFSQFLVHQSFEEVQSAPLAQGRAHREYAGCLLHQGTLQLKRGDLRQATETLEHARSGFQKLLVADPENTEYKILMALTLRWLGTAFLKTNQIVKASQSLTDSLNLINILVAKDFENLLIRQIQADANETMALVAHDTGHLDRAFSYAQAGYQIRKNSSAIHPANHQVRMEQLQSLGILAQMTTDSKPMDVKTQLDQLQVQESELAEYAWILLTPRPAGFQRPEQAVQYAQRACEVSGGTSLTGWYALTAASLASGNEAQAEQSARQFVQRLPGIGESKRESVIQTVLGQLRVAVSTPQSHPRQSSK; encoded by the coding sequence ATGGATGCCGCACAACATCAACGACTGAGCGAATTGTTTCTGGCAGCCCTCGAAGTTGACACTGCCAATCGAGCAACCTGGGTTCTCAACGCCTGCGACGATGACCGTGAAGTACAGGACCAATTGGGGCAGTTACTTGCCGCGCATGTTCGCTCCGCCGGGTTGCTCGATCACACACCGGTGTTTGACGTCGGCCTGGATTTGATCGCCCGAGAACCCACGGCTCACCCCTTCATTTACCCAGGTGGACACCGGGTTGGAAAATACCGATTGCTTCGTGAAATTGGTCAAGGCGGAATGGGCGTGGTGTTTGAAGCCTGTCACGAAGAGGTTCCCGGCGGCAAATCCGTGGCGGTGAAAATTCTCAAACGTGGAATGGATACCGAGGCCATTGTGTGCCGGTTTCAGACCGAATACCGGATCCTGGCCAGCCTGGAACATCCATATATTGCCCGATTTTATGACGGAGGCACCACCAGCGACGGATTACCTTACTTTGTGATGGAGCTGGTGTCGGGACTGCCGATTGATGAATTTTGCCGGCAAAACAAGGTAAGTATTTCAGACCAGCTTCGGTTGTTTCAAAAAGTGTGTGACGCGGTTCAGTATGCCCACCGGCATCTGGTGGTGCATCGGGACATTAAGCCCTCCAATATTTTGGTACTGGCTGACGGCACACCCAAATTGCTTGATTTCGGGATTGCCAGAGTCTTACAGGCTGAAGATCAATCAAGCGCCATTACCTTGCCGCCGCCTGGGTTAACCCGAACCAATCAGCGGTTCCTGACACCGCTCTATGCCAGCCCGGAACAGATTCGAGGTGAAGCTGTCACGACGGCTTCGGATGTGTATGCCCTCGGGGTGTTGCTGTTTCAGCTTTTGACAGGTCAGTTTCCTTATCCCATTCAAAAAGCAAGCGTCGTGGAAATCCAGCGGCTGGTATGTGACAGTGAACCGCTCAAACCCAGTCAGGCCCTCCCCGTGACATTGTCTGAGTACAGGCAGCGTAAACGCCGACTGATGGGTGATCTGGACAATATCGTGATGCTGGCATTGAGCAAAGAACCTGCCGCGCGATACAGCTCAGTCGAACAGTTTTCAGAGGATATCGCTCGATTTCTGCACGGTCGGCCCGTCCGGGCCCGGTATCCATCACTGGGATATCGCGCCGGAAAGTTTTTCAAGCGGTATGCCGTGCAGATTGTGGCCACCACCTGTATTAGTCTGTCGCTGGTCAGCGGGACTGGAATCGCCTTCTGGCAGGCACGACAGGCAGAGATCCAGCGTCAAGTTTCGCTGGCTCGAACCCAGGATACCCGAGCCCTGGCCAGTAAGCTGGTGTTTCATTTCCACGATGAAATCGAGAAACTACCGGGGTCAACACCTGCCCGGCGTGAACTGGTCCAGGAAGCCGTTACCTACCTCGACCGCCTTTCCAGGGAATCTCAGGATGATGTGTCCTTAAAAACTGAACTGGCACTGGCGTACCGCAAAATCGGCGATGTCCAGGGCCGGCCTTTTGTCGCCAACCTCGGAGACACCACCGGCGCGTTGCAAAACTATCAAAAATCATTTGTCTTATTGACCCAACTTGCCACGGCACAACCGGTCAATGTTTCAATCCAGCTTGAACTGGCGACCTCATATGAGCGCCTGGGGGAAATCCTGGCTTTGCAGGGAGAATCAGCAATTGCCCGGCAGTGCCTTCAACAGTCGCAAACCATCCTTGAACGCCTCGTCAACCAGTCTCCGTCACCGGTGAATGCCCAACGGTTGCTGGCAAATTCGTATGCCCGGAGCGGTCAGGAATTACGCGCTCAACAAGATTGGGTCACTGCCTTCAACTATTTTCAAAAAGCGCTGGCACTGCGAAAACAACTGGCAGCCCAAAACCCAGCCGATCCTCAACTCCGACGAGGGTTGGCTAATAGTTATATGGGGTTGTCACTGACGTTTGAAGCCATTGGCGACCTGGAATGGAAACGAACCGGCACCGCTACCTGGTCAAAAGAACTGTATCAATCAGCGCTTGAATTCAGCCAGTTCCTGGTTCATCAATCATTTGAAGAGGTTCAATCAGCTCCGCTGGCACAAGGACGGGCGCATCGTGAATATGCTGGATGTTTGCTCCACCAGGGAACACTGCAATTGAAGCGTGGTGATTTGCGCCAGGCGACTGAAACACTTGAGCACGCCCGATCCGGATTTCAAAAGTTACTGGTTGCCGACCCTGAAAATACTGAGTACAAAATTCTTATGGCCTTAACCCTGCGCTGGCTGGGAACGGCTTTTCTAAAGACAAACCAGATCGTGAAAGCTTCGCAATCCCTGACGGATTCACTCAACCTGATCAATATTTTGGTGGCGAAAGATTTCGAAAACCTGCTAATTCGTCAAATTCAGGCGGATGCCAATGAAACCATGGCGCTGGTCGCCCACGACACTGGCCATCTGGATCGTGCTTTCAGCTATGCCCAAGCCGGCTATCAAATTCGAAAGAATTCCAGTGCGATCCACCCGGCCAATCACCAGGTCAGGATGGAACAGCTTCAAAGCCTGGGAATTTTGGCCCAAATGACCACGGACTCAAAACCGATGGATGTAAAAACACAGTTGGATCAACTTCAGGTTCAAGAATCTGAGCTGGCTGAATACGCCTGGATCCTGCTTACGCCCAGACCAGCGGGATTTCAGCGGCCAGAGCAGGCGGTTCAATATGCGCAACGTGCCTGTGAGGTTTCGGGCGGAACCAGTCTTACCGGATGGTATGCGCTCACTGCGGCCAGTCTTGCCAGCGGGAATGAAGCTCAGGCCGAACAAAGCGCCCGTCAGTTTGTGCAACGGTTGCCAGGGATTGGAGAAAGCAAACGGGAATCAGTGATACAGACAGTCCTTGGTCAATTGCGGGTGGCTGTTTCCACGCCACAAAGCCACCCACGACAATCAAGCAAATGA
- a CDS encoding ParA family protein has protein sequence MIVAVFNQSGGVGKSTLTRDLGYELHTRGLKTLLIDADPQGTLGFFFGIYPHGCPKTEMFWSGICGSEDPGQPPIAQAECGISLGLANKTLVADEILLMQQHDPARLLSVLEPLKEIYDFILIDCPPRISELTIQILFATDGLLIPVQTEAKSVMMVSEIQEEIARAQRRRKNLKLPQLKILGVVPTLYNPQRVLHRHHLQEIKETVCDHLGYHLFPPIRDLISLAEAGTKAVPLKLYDPKCSVNEDIAQIATIIAGQVKLKTSLREVVNG, from the coding sequence ATGATCGTTGCTGTTTTTAACCAGTCTGGTGGCGTCGGAAAATCAACCCTCACCCGTGATCTGGGGTATGAACTTCACACTCGTGGGCTCAAAACTCTGCTCATTGATGCCGACCCACAAGGAACCCTTGGGTTTTTCTTTGGAATTTACCCGCACGGCTGTCCAAAAACCGAAATGTTTTGGTCAGGGATTTGTGGTTCTGAAGACCCCGGCCAGCCGCCGATTGCTCAGGCCGAATGTGGGATCAGTTTGGGACTGGCCAATAAAACGCTGGTGGCGGATGAAATTCTCCTGATGCAGCAACATGACCCGGCCCGGTTATTGAGCGTGCTTGAACCGCTGAAAGAAATTTATGACTTTATTTTGATTGATTGTCCACCTCGAATTTCAGAACTGACGATTCAAATTCTGTTTGCGACCGATGGCCTGTTGATTCCAGTTCAAACTGAGGCCAAGTCGGTTATGATGGTCAGCGAAATCCAGGAAGAAATTGCCCGCGCCCAACGTCGGCGAAAAAACCTCAAGCTTCCCCAACTCAAAATCTTAGGCGTTGTTCCGACGCTGTATAATCCACAGCGGGTCCTCCATCGGCATCACCTCCAGGAAATCAAGGAAACGGTGTGTGATCATCTGGGCTATCACCTCTTTCCGCCAATTCGGGATTTAATCAGTCTGGCTGAAGCCGGGACCAAGGCCGTCCCGCTCAAACTCTATGATCCGAAGTGCAGCGTGAATGAAGACATTGCCCAAATTGCCACCATCATCGCTGGACAGGTGAAACTGAAAACCAGCTTGCGGGAGGTTGTAAATGGTTAA
- a CDS encoding glycosyltransferase family 2 protein has protein sequence MHSTEKEALVRALAHLGRRGIRPNNHLQVPLSDPIPIQSPRVNQLEPTSTSDPLVSCIMPTANRPVLALQAIHYFLKQTYPNRELIIIDDEPGHLREKLPADSGIQYLTVPVGTTIGAKRNRGCEVARGVIFAQWDDDDWYGTDRLKVQVEPIIRQTADITGFHDTIFFDLERWEFWKCNPTLHRHMFVEDVPSGTLVYHRRIWEKLTRYPNQSLAEDAFLLKQALRRGARLSRVSGEHSFLYVRHGTNTWKFGLGRFVDPTAWFQIEEPACFTVDRAFYQSQSAAGLRKGAKSGSEASLPLVSCILPTANRRGFISQSIQYFLRQTYPNRELIIVDDGTDPIRDLVPADARITYHRLTPRQSVGAKRNLACQETRGEIIVHWDDDDWTSPEWIASLVSTLTNQQADIVGLKDILFLEPATNQAWVYRYPSHSQEWVYGGTLCYWKDYWRKHPFQNRNIGEDAQFIWSTPNKKVVSLQTQTEYVALIHPHNTSPKQTSGHWWQQIPPETVWSVIGNDGNFYRNLNQMPGFTFHHSEE, from the coding sequence ATGCATTCCACTGAAAAAGAAGCACTTGTCCGGGCACTGGCACATCTTGGGCGGAGAGGAATCAGGCCAAACAACCACCTTCAAGTTCCGTTGTCAGACCCGATTCCAATTCAATCTCCGAGAGTGAACCAGCTTGAACCGACCTCAACTTCCGATCCACTGGTGAGTTGCATCATGCCCACAGCCAATCGCCCGGTGCTGGCGCTTCAGGCAATTCACTATTTTTTAAAGCAAACTTATCCAAACCGGGAATTGATCATTATTGACGATGAGCCCGGTCATCTGCGCGAGAAGCTACCTGCCGACTCAGGTATTCAGTATTTGACCGTTCCAGTTGGAACCACCATCGGGGCGAAACGAAACCGTGGATGCGAAGTCGCCAGAGGTGTGATTTTTGCCCAGTGGGACGACGATGACTGGTATGGCACTGACCGCTTGAAAGTTCAGGTTGAACCAATCATTCGCCAAACAGCCGACATCACCGGCTTTCACGACACGATTTTTTTTGATTTGGAACGGTGGGAATTCTGGAAATGCAATCCAACCCTGCACCGACATATGTTTGTGGAAGACGTTCCGAGCGGTACGCTGGTCTATCATCGGCGCATTTGGGAAAAGCTGACCCGCTACCCAAATCAATCGCTGGCCGAAGATGCCTTTTTGCTCAAACAGGCCCTCCGGCGTGGGGCGCGGTTGAGCCGGGTTTCAGGTGAACATTCATTTCTTTATGTGCGGCACGGCACCAACACCTGGAAATTTGGGTTGGGCCGATTTGTTGATCCAACGGCCTGGTTTCAGATTGAGGAACCAGCCTGTTTCACTGTTGATCGGGCCTTTTATCAATCACAATCCGCCGCCGGTCTCAGAAAAGGAGCGAAGTCAGGTTCAGAAGCCTCATTGCCTCTGGTGAGTTGTATTCTGCCAACTGCCAATCGGCGTGGGTTTATCAGCCAGTCAATCCAATATTTTCTGAGACAAACCTATCCAAACCGCGAGCTTATCATTGTGGATGACGGCACTGATCCCATCCGTGACCTGGTTCCGGCAGATGCCCGAATCACATACCACAGGTTGACGCCCAGACAGTCGGTTGGGGCAAAACGAAACCTTGCCTGCCAGGAAACACGCGGGGAAATTATCGTTCACTGGGACGATGATGATTGGACTTCGCCGGAGTGGATTGCCTCGCTGGTTTCGACTTTGACAAACCAGCAAGCGGATATTGTCGGTCTCAAGGATATTCTTTTCCTGGAACCAGCCACGAATCAAGCCTGGGTGTATCGCTATCCATCTCATAGCCAGGAGTGGGTTTATGGCGGTACGTTGTGTTATTGGAAAGACTACTGGCGAAAACACCCGTTTCAAAACCGCAATATCGGTGAAGATGCCCAATTCATATGGAGTACTCCGAACAAAAAAGTGGTTTCACTCCAAACTCAAACTGAATATGTGGCTCTTATTCATCCACACAATACCAGCCCAAAACAGACCTCCGGCCACTGGTGGCAGCAAATACCACCTGAAACAGTCTGGTCGGTGATTGGCAATGATGGAAATTTTTACCGCAACCTCAATCAGATGCCAGGCTTCACTTTCCACCACTCTGAAGAATGA
- a CDS encoding S8 family serine peptidase has translation MNFFADVDALWRHSTGDPQVGIAILDGPVDDTHPCFVGANLTKVETLATGHHWVAHHGTHIASILFGQPGSPVRGVAPQCKGFILPVFQTAATGLPTCSQIDLARAIYRAVELGAQIINISGGQLTPSGKADPILTKAVQFASENGSLIVAAAGNDGCECLHIPAALPSVLAVGAENSLGQPLEMTNWGKTYQTQGILAPGENILGAVPGGETTLKSGTSFATAIVSGVAALLLSLQHRLGRRPDAKAVRQALLTSATPCQPSTTPDCRRFLAGSLNIRSALATIHKGGTTIVSEHQTPDDAIQFRGDSPAELSRSEPQPISTFHQPPAITTSAGSLSLSGACGCQARGSLVYALGSLGYDLGSEARKDSLTQAMPGEDTPHNPNQLLHFLDKHPWEASSLIWTLNLDATPIYAIQPNGPFAGVAYERLRSFLSHQVHQGVERISVPGTLSGSVRLLSGQMVPVIVPEIRGMFSWTTAALVLAVLGEAPDVDEELEEFNRKLRSLRNFLERIYFELRNLGVSPGERAINFAATNAFQIERVFERALNDDLELDTISVEKSQICRPDSDCWDVKLQFFDPEKQHQRARRVFRFTVDVSDLVPVTVGPVRSWSVY, from the coding sequence ATGAACTTCTTTGCTGATGTGGATGCCCTGTGGCGCCACTCAACGGGTGATCCGCAGGTGGGAATTGCTATCCTGGATGGGCCAGTGGATGACACCCATCCCTGTTTTGTCGGGGCAAACCTGACCAAAGTGGAAACCCTGGCGACTGGCCATCATTGGGTTGCCCATCACGGCACGCACATCGCCAGTATTCTCTTTGGTCAACCTGGAAGCCCGGTCCGAGGAGTGGCACCACAGTGCAAAGGGTTCATTCTTCCAGTTTTTCAAACCGCCGCGACTGGTCTTCCAACCTGCAGTCAAATTGACCTTGCCCGAGCGATTTACCGGGCGGTTGAACTTGGTGCACAGATCATCAATATCAGCGGCGGTCAGCTTACGCCTTCGGGTAAAGCGGATCCTATTTTGACCAAAGCTGTTCAATTTGCTTCAGAAAATGGAAGCCTCATTGTGGCTGCGGCTGGAAACGATGGATGTGAATGTTTGCACATTCCAGCAGCCCTGCCCTCCGTGCTGGCCGTTGGCGCTGAAAACTCCCTGGGTCAGCCGCTTGAGATGACCAACTGGGGCAAAACCTATCAAACACAAGGCATTCTGGCGCCGGGAGAAAATATTTTAGGCGCGGTTCCTGGCGGGGAAACAACGCTCAAAAGCGGAACCAGTTTTGCCACGGCCATTGTGTCAGGCGTGGCAGCCTTGTTGCTCAGCCTTCAACATCGTCTCGGACGCCGGCCTGATGCAAAAGCAGTTCGTCAGGCACTTCTTACCAGCGCCACCCCTTGCCAACCATCAACCACACCTGATTGCCGCCGGTTTCTCGCCGGAAGCCTCAACATTCGAAGCGCACTCGCCACCATTCACAAAGGAGGAACAACCATCGTGTCAGAACACCAGACACCAGATGATGCCATTCAATTTCGTGGGGACAGTCCGGCTGAACTGAGTCGGTCAGAGCCACAACCAATCTCCACGTTCCATCAACCACCAGCCATCACCACTTCAGCCGGAAGCCTGTCTCTGTCCGGTGCCTGCGGATGCCAGGCCCGAGGATCGCTGGTCTACGCCCTGGGGTCGCTTGGCTACGACCTTGGATCTGAAGCCCGCAAGGATTCACTGACTCAGGCCATGCCCGGTGAGGATACACCGCATAACCCCAACCAACTCTTGCACTTCCTTGATAAACACCCCTGGGAAGCGTCTTCCTTGATCTGGACACTGAACCTAGATGCCACGCCGATTTATGCGATTCAGCCAAATGGCCCGTTTGCGGGTGTCGCCTATGAACGACTGCGCTCGTTTTTGAGCCATCAGGTACATCAGGGCGTTGAGCGAATTTCAGTGCCCGGTACGCTTTCTGGCAGTGTGCGATTGCTCTCAGGTCAGATGGTGCCGGTGATTGTGCCTGAAATCCGTGGCATGTTTAGCTGGACAACTGCGGCTCTGGTGCTGGCGGTCCTTGGTGAAGCACCGGACGTGGATGAAGAACTCGAAGAGTTTAATCGCAAACTTCGCAGTCTCAGGAACTTCCTGGAACGCATCTATTTTGAGTTGCGCAACCTGGGGGTGAGTCCGGGCGAACGGGCCATCAATTTTGCCGCCACCAATGCCTTCCAGATCGAACGGGTTTTTGAGCGGGCATTAAACGATGACCTGGAACTCGACACCATCAGCGTCGAAAAAAGCCAGATTTGCCGGCCTGATTCGGATTGCTGGGATGTCAAACTGCAATTTTTCGATCCGGAAAAACAGCACCAGCGAGCCCGTCGAGTGTTCCGGTTTACGGTTGACGTCAGTGACCTGGTCCCGGTCACGGTTGGGCCAGTCCGGTCATGGTCGGTGTATTAA
- a CDS encoding ParB/RepB/Spo0J family partition protein → MVKKFSRVVPDQRQNEIFSIIGTQAQGENAHRILEVPTSWLRPNPYQPRTQIETAELDQLAESIKAQGILQPLIARQESEQIFTVIAGHRRWKAAEKAGLTEVPVLVKSSMTDQDMRLIALVENLQRENLHPVDEVRALAELVQLNASQEQTAQLLSIPRSTLAETVRLMALGEDLLNQCREIPGLSKHTLRKILALPEHKRAGAVRLLQLQGTANSETPSKESPQEPRKNLFQFRDRTKSKAAFQIEVRFRKKEANPEELIEALEKYLEQLKKENVGIPTFP, encoded by the coding sequence ATGGTTAAAAAGTTCTCGCGAGTGGTTCCTGACCAGCGTCAAAATGAAATTTTTTCAATCATTGGCACACAAGCCCAGGGAGAAAATGCTCACCGCATTCTCGAAGTGCCGACAAGCTGGCTTCGCCCCAACCCCTATCAACCTCGAACCCAGATTGAAACGGCTGAACTCGACCAGTTGGCGGAAAGCATCAAAGCCCAGGGGATCTTGCAACCCCTGATTGCCCGTCAGGAAAGCGAGCAGATCTTCACGGTGATTGCCGGCCACCGTCGCTGGAAAGCCGCTGAAAAAGCCGGGCTCACCGAAGTTCCCGTTCTGGTGAAATCTTCAATGACCGATCAGGATATGCGGTTGATTGCGCTGGTTGAGAATCTGCAGCGTGAAAACCTGCACCCGGTTGACGAAGTTCGGGCGCTGGCCGAACTGGTTCAACTCAACGCTTCGCAGGAACAAACCGCCCAGTTGCTCTCAATCCCACGCAGCACGCTGGCTGAAACCGTCCGACTGATGGCATTGGGTGAAGACCTCCTCAACCAGTGCCGCGAAATTCCAGGGCTGAGCAAACATACCCTTCGCAAAATACTGGCCCTTCCCGAGCATAAGCGCGCCGGGGCGGTTCGGTTGCTCCAACTTCAGGGAACGGCAAATTCCGAAACGCCTTCCAAAGAATCCCCTCAGGAGCCTCGAAAAAACCTCTTCCAGTTTCGAGACCGAACCAAATCAAAGGCCGCGTTTCAAATTGAGGTCCGCTTCCGAAAAAAAGAAGCCAACCCGGAGGAACTGATTGAAGCCCTTGAGAAATATCTGGAACAACTCAAAAAGGAAAATGTTGGAATTCCAACATTCCCGTAA